The window ATCGCTAATACCAAAGAATGTGCCTAGTTGATTCACAGAAGATAACGCCCAGAGCTGAAGCGCATATATAAAGCCACAAATCGCGTATTGATTATTCTCCGTCAGCTTTGCATAGGTAAAGCTCTTCACTTCTTTCAGTAAATAATCAAAGGCCAAATTCCCCCAGGGATACTTGCAAAACTCTTTGAAATTTCTAGCTCTAAGCAGACGCTCTTCTGGAATACTTGTCACCGGATTGCTTGCCATCAATATCCCTTCCACAAGGATTGTAGCTCCCAATCTTAATCTCTGATCAGCAGTAAGCTCTTTACTCTTTTCGACAAGAAGCTTAAGCAAGGTGTTTAGAGTTTGATTCTTGTTCATCCAtggatctttcttcttcttttttgttgctGAAGTCTcggcttcatcttcatctttatcaacaACACAAGGCAGACCCGTTGTCAAGTGGAATTCTCTTAGAGAAAACCTCATTAGTTGTTCTCCAAAAGTAAACCACAAACCCTTCTCGCCTATATCAATTCTCCTTAAGAGTAAGTGATGAATCAAATGCCTTGAAAACACCATAAGCTTCTGCTTCCTTCCCATCTTAATTACCGGAGCCAAGAATGAATCTTCAAGCTTCTTGAATTCTTTGCCCAAAAGGGTTTCAACTTTACCAACCAACTTCAGATTGGAGCGCTTGTTAATTCTTTGCAATACGACTCCTTTTGTACCAGTTTCGGAGATTCTTTTTGGCAAAGCAATCTTGTCATTAGACTCACTCATCGTTTCACCTGAAACAATTCAAAATGGCAATGTCAAAGATATGTTTTATAATGACTTATAAAGGTTTTGTTTATCAACACTTGTAAATCATAATAGATCATTCTAAAATCGATTAACCACATCAAAAACGAAAGAACTAGCAATGAAATATATCGCAAATGACAGAGTGAGAAGAAGAATCGCTAAGAAGAACCAATAACATTACCGGAGTTAAGAGAAATCGATGGTGAAAAGTAAGTTTTTGTAACCAAAGAAATGTAGAACGGCGGAGTATAAATAGAGATCAAAAGATGCGCTTCAGCTCTGTATCAGAAGAGACGCGAACGGAGGAAGGCGATGAAAAGTCCCGACTTTTTACCCTAATTCGTGacggttttattttttttacactaAGGCCCAATTTCGATTATCAATGTTTAAGGCCCAAGTTTATTTATGGTTTAATGCTTAGAAAACggttttataaactattatagatTAACAAGCTTctgcaaaatatttatatgctttttaaaaaattttattaacccttataaattattatatagagATTCATAAgtctttattaattattgtcaaaatttgtaaatcattttatacagatttataaatcttttaaaattgtttatagGTCTTTATATATTAccttattttataaatcttcaTAAAACCTTATAAGCCCTTCAAAataattgtcaaaattttatatagatttaGAAGCCCTTGTAAACTATTTATTGCTCTTATAAACTACACATATTTGTAagtctttataaattatttataggctTTTATAAATCATAATCTACATTTTACCTCGTGGAATCTCTTGAGGGTCTATGATTGGAGTGGCTACATCATCCATCATATCTTCTGATTCATGAGGTAATGGTAACTCCTTTCCCTACACATcattagtaaaaatatatagtttaaagataagaaaaagaagcCTATGAGAACACATATATAGGTGATAGTCTAAAACTTACATATATGGTTTCATGGTTTTGTGTTTCAGCCTCAGTGGCTTCTAAAACAGAAGTGTTTCTGTGTCTCTCGAGAGAGGATGTGATTTCTGTGGCATCATCATTCACCTTATCCTCTTCATTGGATTCTAAAACAAGTGTGATACTAGGGCTCTCTTGATCGGATCTGATTTTGGTGGCATCATCATTCAACGTATCATCTTCATCGGTGGCAAGTGTGTTACTAGGACTATCTTGACCGGGTCTGATTGGTGTGCCAGCATTATTTTCAAATTCTCTCTGCAAAAATGGTGTAGGAAGATTTTAAATTGCACcaaaaatgaatacaaattaTGTGTGAGAAAATACCTCATGTGCGCGAATCCAACTACCACCACCTAGCCACTCCATTGACAGCCTAATCTCAGTATAATTAAAAACCGCATCCTCTTTTGTGGCAGCGAAATACACTTTGTATTTGTTTTCAAGGAGAATTTCCGTCACTCGACCTTTGCGCCACCCATGGGTAACAACCACTTCAACATAGTCGTTCAGACTGTACTCTGCACAAAGATCTCGAGGAGGAGATGGCCTTATTTTGCAAATATCAACTATTAAATGTTTTCCTTCCGCTTCATCACTCGAATTTTGTGAGATTGTACATCTTTTGATCAGAAATTTTCTTCTATCATCTCCTTGTTTCCGAACTTCTGTAATTACCAATGCTCGGACCCAAATTTTTTCCTTTTCACTTTCACTAATTTCACGGGTCATTTCCACCAACTTCCCTCTCGTAAACATGTGTTGACTCAATACCTTCAATTCCAAAACAATCATATATAAGCTAAAGCCCTCaaacattcaaaattttataacttaaaacatacaaaaaaaaacaataccttGTTTTTGCTTTTGACCCATTTGGAGCCGATCCAATCAGCATGAGGTCTCAGTTGGCTTCTGATGAATCTCATTATGTCTGGTggatcatcaaagtaaaccaaaAAACTACCATCTGGCCTTTCAACTACGATAACACCAGTCCACCAACCATTATTAAAATAAGCATCCACCACCGACCCTTCCTTGAATACGACACCCTCATTCAGACACTCTGGCGGGACTGGCCGAATAAAACTTCTTTCAATAGTTTCCTTCAAAGGACTTACACCATCTTCGTTGAACATAGTTTTGTAACTAACCCGAAGCTTTTTTCCTGTTACTCTCGTCGGATTTTGCTCGAGGATAGCTCTATACCAAGAACCTCTGAACCCATCTTCTTGAATAGATACTTCTACTTCACAATCTTTGGCAATAGACAaaagttttccttttttcttcaaattatttttcatcttcCTGAGGAGGAATCGGAAATGcagatcacaaaaaaaaaatcaagaaaagaaagaaactagGTGAATTAAGATCAAATGAACGACATGCATCCAAGAAACTGAAACAAATTGAGATTTTAGATAAATCAATTAGGTTCCATACAAAAATTCAATTCGATTTTGGAGTGTATATACAAAAGCAAATAGGAATTTCAATTTGAtctaaattgaatataaaaaatcaaaagagaaTACAGTGAATGTTCTTGAATTAACTTTTGCTAAATTCGATTCAAGTTGAATTGGAACTGAAACTGAAACAGATTGAGATTTTAAGTCAATCAATTAGgtttcaaacaaaaattcaattcaatttagATTGTTGAttcaaaaatgaagatgaaACTCAATTACCTTTTGCCACGATAATGATTCAAAATGGGGAAGATTGTTGTGttgattcttcttcttgaaaTTTACGGACATAGAGAAACGATGAAGAAATgatagaaaacaagaaagcaaaaaaaaaaacgtgtcatagtgaagaagatgaagacgtGTCGCGTGAGAAGAGTTAAATTTACTGTTTTGCCATCCCTTTtggtaaatgataaaaaaacagATAAATCGTTGAGGTCATGGGTCGAACACGGGTTTCTGTCTAAATTGAAATTTTAAGCAACCTCAACTTACCACTAGACCATATTACTTACTCGTTATGATTAGCACGTATACTCATAATGTTGCTTACATATCatcatttttgtatataaactgATTTAGAAGCCTTTATAAATTGCTTCAAtcattttggttgtttatacaactttataaaccttaattcttttttgttttatgaactGATGAGCTCTTGAAAAacgatttataaatctttataacttttatatacTCCTTTATATATCGTAAATTCATTTGTAATAAaccattttgttttgattttataagaGGTTATAAACTATTTGTAATAATGTGTTATAAAGCTACTGAAATACAAATTTACCATTGAACTTTCTAAATTTAAGGAAAACCATAAATCCAAGTCATAAACTCATAATACTCAGAATTCTACAAACAAAGTTTACCAAACACGCATAAAACAGATAGTTGTTCACACATAACTATAAGCAAGCTATAAAGTTTTTGTTCATTCCCACATTAGTATTCATTGTAATTCCGAGAAGATATCAACCGCCAACTTTTCTCGGATGATTGCAATTTTTTCTTCACTCAGCTTTGTCAAATCCACTATACGCATTGCATGGCACTCTATCAGCTTCAATGCATAAACTCCACTGTCTTCTATTTTAAGAACCTTAAACAAATATGTTTTAGTAATATATTAGcagataaattataatataagttaTTTGATCTGAAGAACCTGGATACAAATCTACCATAAAGATTTATAAGCGGTTATAAAGATGTTACCTGTGGGAAACCTTCAGATACAATTTTTATCGAGAACTTGCTTGTATCCATGCTGACATCTTTGAAGAAGTAGCGAATCATGAATGGGAGAGCCATCGCATATGCATTAACGTAAGGGACCAAACTCGCATCTGTGAACTTCATTGCTGCACAATTGAATGCTGTGATATTTCTCTTCTCCAAGTTGATTACAACTCCAAGCCAATACTTCTCTGCTACTGCAATGGCCGAATAGAGGAAGTTGATATTCTTCTCTATGTTGTACTTGTCAAAGCCTGCTCCAAATTGGAAACCTTTCTTGTCATCTAAAAACTCATCATAAAACTCATCTATTTCTTCAAGAAACTTCACTCCAACAACTAAGGCAGTTTTGTTCAGAAACAAATCTGGATTGTTTATCTGTCTCAGTTTCAGCAACTCAAAACCTGCTTCAATatgctgaaacaaaaaaaaaacaaatactcaGAATAGCGATCATATAGTTTTATAAAGaagattaatataaatttataagggATTATAAAGAATTTTTGTTCACATATAGTCTAACcgtttttgaaagtttttttccCGGAGTTTCAATATCCGAAAACCACTTTGCGTTTACTATCTCTTGATTGATTCTCAGCTTCCTACATTGGACACTCATACTTTTTTATGTAGATATCTAGTTTCATGAAATATATAGcttcttataaaataaaacttacttTCTTTTGTTTGACATTTTCCATTCtctcattttttcttttcttgttttatcAACTGGCTCAAAGGGATGAAGAATCGGATGTTTCTTCCTTGCTCCTGTAAACGGTGGTTGTGTATGAATGGATGGTATTTGACCTCTTTCACTTCTTCTTAGCGGAACATTATCTGTATCAGCTTTAAACTTCTTTTGAAGTGGAGGCTCAACATCTTCGTTTACctacagaacaaaaaaaatagtccCCTTTTTACAAAGGATTATTAAgtctataaaataaatcaatactcATAAAGTTTGGAAAACAAACCTGGCTGTGTTGTTGTACcaatctcttttttattttcattagagGTTGGAAAACAGGAATCTCATAAACATCTCTCATAAGAACCTGATTCATGCAAATcgtttttatataattgtttaagAGACCTTAACGATCATGAAATAGtttataaagctttataaaaTACCTCATTTGTACCCTTTCCACTATGACTTTCTTGGGAAAGGAGATCAAACTTAGGAGACGTAAATGTTGGATTAGGCGATGAAACCTTCagacaaaatatttgaaaattagatGTTTATGCTATATACATTAAACTTTTACAAGgccttataaaatatattaattttgtaccCTTGTATCAAAGTTTGGAGTATTGAATGTTGGAGTAGGCGACGTAACctacaaaagaaataagaaattcAATTTGCCTatcactaaattaaaaaatttataaacctttatatcCTGTTTTAGATTCATACCTGCGACGTTTGTTTCAAGCAACtttctgattcaagtttttCTGTGTCTTCGTCTTGAGTGATTTTTTGTGTAGTCTCAATTTCCCCAAGAATATTCTCTTCTTCCCTTTGATGCTCTGTACCAGATTTTGCTTCTTCATCACATatctctttttcattttcatcatcCAGTGCACTTCTTCCATCGCCAGAGTTTGCTTCTTCAGCAATTGTATCTTCAGAGTTTGCTGCTTCAGCAATtgtatcttcttcattttcatcatctggtgcattttttttatcatcagaGTTTGCTTCTTCATTAATtgtatcttcttcattttcataatcttgTGCACTTCTTCTATCACCAGAACTAGCTCCATTTTCACAATCTTCTTTGTTTGGTGAACTGTcgttaaacttcaaaaaaacaaGTGAAATCATTAGAGAGGAATAACACGCGAAATTTGATAAGTAATTGGTAAAATTGAATTGGTTACCTTAACTCCTAAAACATTCTGGATCATTACTACTCGCTTATCCAAATCACGAACCATTTGGATTAGCTTATCAAGTTTCTCGCTGTTAGACATGGAATgatttttatcttttctttgcTCCTTATCCTTTTGATACTCTTCATCTTTATTTTCCTCTTCATCTGTCTtttcctcttcatctttcttttcctcttcatcttcattaTGGTTCAGATCTTCACCATGCTCTGCATCTTCGTCTTTTGTCTTGCGTTGTTGACCTATATCTTCTGTTGCAACAAACATATCCACAAAACCTTTCTCCCAATCGCTTCTCCTCATTTTGtatccttgttgaactagtTTCACAACACTGTGAAAGTCAGCATCGTCACTATGTGTTGCCCCCACCAAATGTTTGTATTCCTCAGCCAATCCAATCACTGTGCTAACCTCAACCTgtagaataaataaaacatatctaTGTAAacctcttatatattaatttatatagtccTTATAAAAGTACATTTATAATCTTGTATAAACACATGTCAAATTTACAATCCTACAAGACACCGATTTGTGGACCTTTTCAAGGAGTCCCTAGAAATCCACTTTTCAAACAATACAATacgaatatatttatatacgctTATAAAAACTCACATTGTTTATCTTCTCCAGCTCTAACACTTCAGCTATTGTCGGAGTTCTTGTTGAGTCCCAATGTAGACACAACGGATCAGAAGAAGAGGATGTCTCGCATGGCTTTCCCAAAGATTTACCAAGCACATTCACTGATGACATTGCCCACAGATTTATGGCTAGCGCAAAACCACTCACTTCATAACTATCTCCTGTCCAGGAACTTGCACTCAAACTTTTTACACTTCTCATCAAGATTCTATAAGCAGTTTTACCCCAAGCAATCTTGTGTGAGCGATAGTTCATATAACGCTGCAACCTGTCTCTCGGGATTTTAGAACTCGGATTTTCTGCCATAATTACCGCTTCTGTGAGTATTGCTGTTCCAAGGGATAATCTTTCTAGTGTTGGCATGCTTCGTGCTTTCTTTTTAAACATTTCATATAACGTTCTCACCGTAAACTTATCAATCTTGCCCAGCATCCAAATGTATGGCTTCTTCATTATTTTGAACAGCGGCTCTGTTATTGTCTGATCTTCCTCACAACGTAAGCCTGTTGTCAGATGAAATTCCCTTAGTGAAAACCTCATAGGCTGGTCCGAGAAAGTAAACCAGAGATCCTCTCCTTGCGTCAATACTCTTCGCTGCATTAGAAAATGGAACAACTCTTCTGAAAATTGAACCCTATTCCTTTTAACCAACTTCAAAATGCTCCCAATGTGAGAGTTCTCTATGAAAGAAAACTCTTCTTTTCCTAATATATCTTCCACCTTCTCGATATAATCAATCTTTGAGTGATGGATTATCGCTTTGGGATTATCTGGTGTTTCTACAGCTTCATAAACCCTCCCAGGCAATTTCAAGGTTGTGCAAAACTCGTTGCTATCCAACTGCAATACAAGACAACACTTCTTGAGTTCAcgcattttataattacttgaaaCCCACATTTATAAAGgcttataatttttcaaaaaaactcaATGTTCACTATCGATACTATTTCTCTTAGATCTAACTAGAAACATGACAATCCTCAACCAAtgttcttctattttcttataacagaaataacaaattcaaaaaatgacTTGAAACAAACAATAATTTAGGTACTTACTTGTAGAGAATCGTGAAGATAAGAATCATGAATAGGAGAATCGTGAAGAGGAGAATCGTGTATAGGAGAATCGTGTAGAGGAGAATCGTGAGGAGTAGACGACATTTTTTGAGATGAAATTTTGAATCGTATAGTCTGATTGTTATTCGTCGTCACCGGATGCTCTTTCCAGAGAGACGGCGTGACTAGTGAGAGAGAAGACCTTTTGTCGTCGCCGTTGCTAGAATCGCCGTCGTAGCTCTGTAATCTCGTCGCCTTCGATGGCGAGCTAGAGAGATTCGAGAGAAAAGGTTAAAATTGCGAGGGTTATTATTGTCTTTCGGCTACTAAACAATTAGGTATTTGTGAAAATGTCCTCCTCCTGAGTGTAAATTTGAAAAGGGGTACTCAACAAAGTGTAAATGTATAATTTCCCcaagtttatgtcacaaatatagactcaaatgatcaaaatgatcaaaatattttattaaaaatgtaaatcaatactattaaaacagaaggccCTTTTTTGAGGTATCCTTTTGTTTTAATCATATTTACAAGATACTGCCActtgaatatttttaaactatgattttaattaaattgaATTAGTTCCATTTAATACTTTTAATTAGTTTCACGAAATCATTTACTTCCAACAAAcaatatgttttcttatttaTCTTATTATCCCTTTCAACTAAAACGAGAGTATTATGTGGGTTCTATTCTATGATGATTGGTGTGAGATCTTTGATTGTGACTGGGATTTTCACGACATGGGTTCGATCAGAAAATTATGGAAAGCGGGTTCGATTGTTTCCGTTTTCTGATGGGGTTTACTCGAAATTTCGAGGTACCTTTTTGGTC of the Brassica rapa cultivar Chiifu-401-42 chromosome A03, CAAS_Brap_v3.01, whole genome shotgun sequence genome contains:
- the LOC117132521 gene encoding uncharacterized protein LOC117132521 isoform X16; its protein translation is MKNNLKKKGKLLSIAKDCEVEVSIQEDGFRGSWYRAILEQNPTRVTGKKLRVSYKTMFNEDGVSPLKETIERSFIRPVPPECLNEGVVFKEGSVVDAYFNNGWWTGVIVVERPDGSFLVYFDDPPDIMRFIRSQLRPHADWIGSKWVKSKNKVLSQHMFTRGKLVEMTREISESEKEKIWVRALVITEVRKQGDDRRKFLIKRCTISQNSSDEAEGKHLIVDICKIRPSPPRDLCAEYSLNDYVEVVVTHGWRKGRVTEILLENKYKVYFAATKEDAVFNYTEIRLSMEWLGGGSWIRAHEREFENNAGTPIRPGQDSPSNTLATDEDDTLNDDATKIRSDQESPSITLVLESNEEDKVNDDATEITSSLERHRNTSVLEATEAETQNHETIYGKELPLPHESEDMMDDVATPIIDPQEIPRGETMSESNDKIALPKRISETGTKGVVLQRINKRSNLKLVGKVETLLGKEFKKLEDSFLAPVIKMGRKQKLMVFSRHLIHHLLLRRIDIGEKGLWFTFGEQLMRFSLREFHLTTGLPCVVDKDEDEAETSATKKKKKDPWMNKNQTLNTLLKLLVEKSKELTADQRLRLGATILVEGILMASNPVTSIPEERLLRARNFKEFCKYPWGNLAFDYLLKEVKSFTYAKLTENNQYAICGFIYALQLWALSSVNQLGTFFGISDDGIQFPLCLHWKETKALTIEEVNRFDQMEKVDVKCILGDPGLHSDLVEDVDCEFGRVVDLVKRGYRLKRQDWLNRSVDIAVAEAEVDENNSVPGIDATDQEKIEFLNNKVVSLEERVKYLEGLLNIRGETVKETEKSKETEAATKTKVNGQNADYELDENEVLGVYIDAKRKEIAKRKKNGVRPPREVGHQDEDDVEVEVNEEQPQEEEEQQQEDDTEDDVDDGDKESENPETNEGQTQEEEEQHQEDDAEVNEEQPQEEEEQQEEEDTEDDVDDGDKESENPETNEGQTQEEEEQHQEDDAEVNEEQPQEEEEQQEEEDTEDDVDDGDKESENPETNEEQKQEEEEQQQEDDTEVNTDVDVGAKENGSENPVKGSKKRGRKDGEENEDAYEKPVKVTRKSERVTKGGEVNEDASEKPMKGTRKSKRGTKGGEVNEDASEKPMKGTRKSKRGTKVNISLCIMLYKMLFSILYVTFFIVSSKLKDGEENEYAYEKPVKVTRKSERVTKGKKKGVTPPREVQQQVEDHAETNEDGEGNEDASKKHVKFTKKNGRGNKEHNVGTPKSKKQKKQFEKDSADDVIGSVLEDLKNAD
- the LOC117132521 gene encoding uncharacterized protein LOC117132521 isoform X7: MKNNLKKKGKLLSIAKDCEVEVSIQEDGFRGSWYRAILEQNPTRVTGKKLRVSYKTMFNEDGVSPLKETIERSFIRPVPPECLNEGVVFKEGSVVDAYFNNGWWTGVIVVERPDGSFLVYFDDPPDIMRFIRSQLRPHADWIGSKWVKSKNKVLSQHMFTRGKLVEMTREISESEKEKIWVRALVITEVRKQGDDRRKFLIKRCTISQNSSDEAEGKHLIVDICKIRPSPPRDLCAEYSLNDYVEVVVTHGWRKGRVTEILLENKYKVYFAATKEDAVFNYTEIRLSMEWLGGGSWIRAHEREFENNAGTPIRPGQDSPSNTLATDEDDTLNDDATKIRSDQESPSITLVLESNEEDKVNDDATEITSSLERHRNTSVLEATEAETQNHETIYGKELPLPHESEDMMDDVATPIIDPQEIPRGETMSESNDKIALPKRISETGTKGVVLQRINKRSNLKLVGKVETLLGKEFKKLEDSFLAPVIKMGRKQKLMVFSRHLIHHLLLRRIDIGEKGLWFTFGEQLMRFSLREFHLTTGLPCVVDKDEDEAETSATKKKKKDPWMNKNQTLNTLLKLLVEKSKELTADQRLRLGATILVEGILMASNPVTSIPEERLLRARNFKEFCKYPWGNLAFDYLLKEVKSFTYAKLTENNQYAICGFIYALQLWALSSVNQLGTFFGISDDGIQFPLCLHWKETKALTIEEVNRFDQMEKVDVKCILGDPGLHSDLVEDVDCEFGRVVDLVKRGYRLKRQDWLNRSVDIAVAEAEVDENNSVPGIDATDQEKIEFLNNKVVSLEERVKYLEGLLNIRGETVKETEKSKETEAATKTKVNGQNADYELDENEVLGVYIDAKRKEIAKRKKNGVRPPREVGHQDEDDVEVEVNEEQPQEEEEQQQEDDTEDDVDDGDKESENPETNEGQTQEEEEQHQEDDAEVNEEQPQEEEEQQEEEDTEDDVDDGDKESENPETNEGQTQEEEEQHQEDDAEVNEEQPQEEEEQQEEEDTEDDVDDGDKESENPETNEEQKQEEEEQQQEDDTEVNTDVDVGAKENGSENPVKGSKKRGRKDGEENEDAYEKPVKVTRKSERVTKGGEVNEDASEKPMKGTRKSKRGTKVNISQCIRVYKMLFSIINVTFFIVSSKLKGGEVNEDASEKPMKGTRKSKRGTKVNISLCIMLYKMLFSILYVTFFIVSSKLKDGEENEYAYEKPVKVTRKSERVTKGKKKGVTPPREVQQQVEDHAETNEDGEGNEDASKKHVKFTKKNGRGNKEHNVGTPKSKKQKKQFEKDSADDVIGSVLEDLKNAD
- the LOC117132521 gene encoding uncharacterized protein LOC117132521 isoform X5 gives rise to the protein MKNNLKKKGKLLSIAKDCEVEVSIQEDGFRGSWYRAILEQNPTRVTGKKLRVSYKTMFNEDGVSPLKETIERSFIRPVPPECLNEGVVFKEGSVVDAYFNNGWWTGVIVVERPDGSFLVYFDDPPDIMRFIRSQLRPHADWIGSKWVKSKNKVLSQHMFTRGKLVEMTREISESEKEKIWVRALVITEVRKQGDDRRKFLIKRCTISQNSSDEAEGKHLIVDICKIRPSPPRDLCAEYSLNDYVEVVVTHGWRKGRVTEILLENKYKVYFAATKEDAVFNYTEIRLSMEWLGGGSWIRAHEREFENNAGTPIRPGQDSPSNTLATDEDDTLNDDATKIRSDQESPSITLVLESNEEDKVNDDATEITSSLERHRNTSVLEATEAETQNHETIYGKELPLPHESEDMMDDVATPIIDPQEIPRGETMSESNDKIALPKRISETGTKGVVLQRINKRSNLKLVGKVETLLGKEFKKLEDSFLAPVIKMGRKQKLMVFSRHLIHHLLLRRIDIGEKGLWFTFGEQLMRFSLREFHLTTGLPCVVDKDEDEAETSATKKKKKDPWMNKNQTLNTLLKLLVEKSKELTADQRLRLGATILVEGILMASNPVTSIPEERLLRARNFKEFCKYPWGNLAFDYLLKEVKSFTYAKLTENNQYAICGFIYALQLWALSSVNQLGTFFGISDDGIQFPLCLHWKETKALTIEEVNRFDQMEKVDVKCILGDPGLHSDLVEDVDCEFGRVVDLVKRGYRLKRQDWLNRSVDIAVAEAEVDENNSVPGIDATDQEKIEFLNNKVVSLEERVKYLEGLLNIRGETVKETEKSKETEAATKTKVNGQNADYELDENEVLGVYIDAKRKEIAKRKKNGVRPPREVGHQDEDDVEVEVNEEQPQEEEEQQQEDDTEDDVDDGDKESENPETNEGQTQEEEEQHQEDDAEVNEEQPQEEEEQQEEEDTEDDVDDGDKESENPETNEGQTQEEEEQHQEDDAEVNEEQPQEEEEQQEEEDTEDDVDDGDKESENPETNEEQKQEEEEQQQEDDTEVNTDVDVGAKENGSENPVKGSKKRGRKVNISQCIRVYKMLFSIIYVTFFIVSSKLKDGEENEDAYEKPVKVTRKSERVTKVNISLCIMLYKMLFSIINVTFFIVSSKLKGGEVNEDASEKPMKGTRKSKRGTKGGEVNEDASEKPMKGTRKSKRGTKVNISLCIMLYKMLFSILYVTFFIVSSKLKDGEENEYAYEKPVKVTRKSERVTKGKKKGVTPPREVQQQVEDHAETNEDGEGNEDASKKHVKFTKKNGRGNKEHNVGTPKSKKQKKQFEKDSADDVIGSVLEDLKNAD
- the LOC117132521 gene encoding uncharacterized protein LOC117132521 isoform X15, producing the protein MKNNLKKKGKLLSIAKDCEVEVSIQEDGFRGSWYRAILEQNPTRVTGKKLRVSYKTMFNEDGVSPLKETIERSFIRPVPPECLNEGVVFKEGSVVDAYFNNGWWTGVIVVERPDGSFLVYFDDPPDIMRFIRSQLRPHADWIGSKWVKSKNKVLSQHMFTRGKLVEMTREISESEKEKIWVRALVITEVRKQGDDRRKFLIKRCTISQNSSDEAEGKHLIVDICKIRPSPPRDLCAEYSLNDYVEVVVTHGWRKGRVTEILLENKYKVYFAATKEDAVFNYTEIRLSMEWLGGGSWIRAHEREFENNAGTPIRPGQDSPSNTLATDEDDTLNDDATKIRSDQESPSITLVLESNEEDKVNDDATEITSSLERHRNTSVLEATEAETQNHETIYGKELPLPHESEDMMDDVATPIIDPQEIPRGETMSESNDKIALPKRISETGTKGVVLQRINKRSNLKLVGKVETLLGKEFKKLEDSFLAPVIKMGRKQKLMVFSRHLIHHLLLRRIDIGEKGLWFTFGEQLMRFSLREFHLTTGLPCVVDKDEDEAETSATKKKKKDPWMNKNQTLNTLLKLLVEKSKELTADQRLRLGATILVEGILMASNPVTSIPEERLLRARNFKEFCKYPWGNLAFDYLLKEVKSFTYAKLTENNQYAICGFIYALQLWALSSVNQLGTFFGISDDGIQFPLCLHWKETKALTIEEVNRFDQMEKVDVKCILGDPGLHSDLVEDVDCEFGRVVDLVKRGYRLKRQDWLNRSVDIAVAEAEVDENNSVPGIDATDQEKIEFLNNKVVSLEERVKYLEGLLNIRGETVKETEKSKETEAATKTKVNGQNADYELDENEVLGVYIDAKRKEIAKRKKNGVRPPREVGHQDEDDVEVEVNEEQPQEEEEQQQEDDTEDDVDDGDKESENPETNEGQTQEEEEQHQEDDAEVNEEQPQEEEEQQEEEDTEDDVDDGDKESENPETNEGQTQEEEEQHQEDDAEVNEEQPQEEEEQQEEEDTEDDVDDGDKESENPETNEEQKQEEEEQQQEDDTEVNTDVDVGAKENGSENPVKGSKKRGRKVNISQCIRVYKMLFSIIYVTFFIVSSKLKDGEENEDAYEKPVKVTRKSERVTKGGEVNEDASEKPMKGTRKSKRGTKGGEVNEDASEKPMKGTRKSKRGTKDGEENEYAYEKPVKVTRKSERVTKGKKKGVTPPREVQQQVEDHAETNEDGEGNEDASKKHVKFTKKNGRGNKEHNVGTPKSKKQKKQFEKDSADDVIGSVLEDLKNAD